From Pseudodesulfovibrio nedwellii:
CATTCGAAAACAAGAGAAACAATTTTTCAACAAATAGCTACAACCTGTCCCCAACGATTAAAGAGGTTATCCGATACTTTGGATAACCTCTTTAATCTCACTCTTTAAAAAAGAATTAAAACAAAGAACGCTAAATTTCTTTCATATCCCTGTTGGCGTATTCAAAGAACTCGCCATCCTTAATGTCGAATTCATGATCAAAAAAAGCCGATGAGATAAGGAACTCAGCAGACGAACGATTGTTGGCTGTTGGAATATTGTACAAAACAGCCAAACGAAGCAACGCCTTCACATCCACATCATGCGGTTGAGGCTCCATGGGGTCCCAAAAGAAAATGAGAATATCAACTTTTCCGTCAGCGATCAGGGCGCCCATCTGTTGATCTCCGCCCAATGGTCCGGACTTCAACCGGGTAACCTTCTTGAGGTCGTGACTCTCTCCATCCTTCGAAATTCTTTCCT
This genomic window contains:
- a CDS encoding methylglyoxal synthase translates to MNKVKNIAVVAHDNCKGELLDFIDCNRNMMMQHNLIATGTTGKMVEILFKERISKDGESHDLKKVTRLKSGPLGGDQQMGALIADGKVDILIFFWDPMEPQPHDVDVKALLRLAVLYNIPTANNRSSAEFLISSAFFDHEFDIKDGEFFEYANRDMKEI